Proteins from a single region of Abyssalbus ytuae:
- a CDS encoding HEPN domain-containing protein codes for MKEQLSHLPPHKQKELQVLVEVLQKAIHKIDMIWLFGSYATGKWVEETTFENGTRFEYRSDYDILVILPYNDIKTHFKVERLIDKLEKTGLLNTRVSIIYHTLKEVNQALSYGSYFFGDIVKEGILLVKNSKKELAKPKPLTGAEKQQKAQEHFDQWFESASVFLKYSLAALENKDFKEGAFLLHQATERYFHTTLLVFTDYKAKQHDIDLLRNDVIRLDERFAEVFPQNTKEERDRFDLLKRAYIDARYRMKIYNITREELEYLGQRVALLKELTEEVCREKINSFLEE; via the coding sequence GTGAAGGAACAACTCTCTCATTTACCCCCACATAAACAAAAAGAACTGCAGGTGCTGGTAGAAGTGCTCCAAAAAGCCATACACAAGATAGATATGATCTGGCTCTTTGGCAGCTATGCCACCGGCAAATGGGTAGAGGAAACCACTTTTGAAAACGGTACCCGCTTTGAGTACCGCAGTGATTATGATATTTTGGTGATACTGCCTTATAACGATATAAAAACACATTTTAAGGTAGAGCGGCTTATTGACAAACTGGAAAAAACAGGGTTGCTCAACACCCGGGTAAGTATTATTTACCACACCCTAAAGGAGGTTAACCAAGCTTTAAGCTATGGCAGCTACTTTTTTGGCGATATAGTTAAAGAGGGCATACTGTTGGTTAAGAACAGCAAAAAGGAACTGGCAAAACCCAAACCTTTAACCGGTGCCGAGAAACAACAAAAGGCACAGGAACATTTTGACCAGTGGTTTGAGAGTGCCAGTGTGTTTTTAAAATATTCATTGGCAGCTTTGGAAAATAAAGACTTTAAAGAAGGAGCTTTTTTACTCCACCAGGCTACGGAGCGTTATTTTCATACTACGTTGTTGGTGTTTACCGATTATAAGGCCAAGCAGCACGATATAGACCTGCTAAGAAATGACGTAATCCGTTTAGACGAGCGTTTTGCCGAGGTGTTCCCTCAAAACACCAAAGAGGAGCGTGATCGTTTTGACCTGCTTAAGCGTGCTTATATTGATGCCCGCTACCGTATGAAAATTTATAACATTACCCGTGAAGAACTGGAATACCTTGGCCAGCGGGTTGCCCTTTTAAAGGAGCTAACCGAGGAGGTTTGCAGGGAAAAAATAAATAGTTTTTTGGAGGAGTAA
- a CDS encoding HEPN domain-containing protein, producing the protein MKEQLSHLPPHKQKELQVLVEVLQKAIHKIDMIWLFGSYATGKWVEETTFEDGTRFEYRSDYDILVILPYNDIKTHFKVERLIDKLEKTGLLNTRVSIIYHTLKEVNQALSYGSYFFGDIVKEGILLVKNSKKELAKPKPLTGAEKHQKAQEHFDQWFESANGFLRNFQYALNDKDYKLAAFLLHQTTERYFHATLLVFTDYKAKQHDIDLLRNDVIRLDERFAEVFPQNTKEERDRFDLLKRAYIDARYRMKIYNITREELEYLGERVALLKELTEEVCREKINSFLKE; encoded by the coding sequence GTGAAAGAACAACTCTCTCATTTACCCCCACATAAACAAAAAGAACTGCAGGTGCTGGTAGAAGTGCTCCAAAAAGCCATACACAAAATAGATATGATCTGGCTTTTTGGCAGTTATGCCACCGGCAAATGGGTAGAGGAAACCACTTTTGAAGACGGTACCCGCTTTGAGTACCGCAGTGATTATGATATTTTGGTGATACTGCCTTATAACGATATAAAAACACATTTTAAGGTAGAGCGGCTTATTGACAAACTGGAAAAAACAGGACTACTCAACACCCGGGTAAGTATTATTTACCACACCCTAAAGGAGGTTAACCAAGCTTTAAGCTATGGCAGCTACTTTTTTGGCGATATAGTTAAAGAGGGCATACTGTTGGTTAAGAACAGCAAAAAGGAACTGGCAAAACCCAAACCCTTAACGGGTGCCGAAAAACACCAAAAGGCACAGGAACATTTTGACCAGTGGTTTGAGAGTGCGAATGGCTTTTTAAGGAATTTTCAATATGCACTCAATGACAAAGACTATAAGTTAGCAGCATTCTTATTGCATCAAACTACCGAACGTTATTTTCATGCCACCTTGTTGGTGTTTACCGATTATAAGGCCAAGCAGCACGATATAGACCTGCTAAGAAATGACGTAATCCGTTTAGACGAGCGTTTTGCCGAGGTGTTCCCTCAAAACACCAAAGAGGAGCGTGATCGTTTTGACCTGCTTAAGCGTGCTTATATTGATGCCCGCTACCGTATGAAAATTTATAACATTACCCGTGAAGAGCTGGAATATCTTGGTGAGCGGGTTGCCCTTTTAAAGGAGCTAACCGAGGAGGTTTGCAGGGAAAAAATAAATAGTTTTTTAAAGGAATGA
- a CDS encoding CusA/CzcA family heavy metal efflux RND transporter, with protein MLSNIIKFSTHNKLIVLLFTLFIIGFGLYSLTRIPIGAVPDVTNNQVQVITTSRNLSTQDVEQFITYPVELEMANLPGVTEIRSVSKFGLSVVTIVFEDRMGTYLPRQLITEKIKAASEKIPSGFGTPQMGPISTGLGEIYQYILDVKPGYEDHYSTMDLRTIQDWIVKRQLSGIPGVVEINTWGGYLKQYQVAVDPVKLNALNVSVTEIFSALEKNNSIAGGGYIEKTSQSYFIRGEGLVKSLNDIQNIVVKNINGLPLYIKDIAKVDFGYATRFGAITGNGEGEKVLGQVMMLKGGNSKKTIEAVKERVKSIEKTLPEGVYINPFLERSELIEKTTLTIAENLILGCLIVIFVVVLLLGNIRSGLVVASVIPLSLLFALSLMNIFGIDANLMSLGAIDFGIIIDGAVIIVEFIAFQIVANKSEIETLKKEEQKVMIDSITRKSASKMMNSAVFGQLIILIVFIPILSLSGVEGKMFRPMALTFSFALIGAMFLCFTYVPVVSSIFLKPTKTTDKNISVRLMKFLNKLYDPVIKLALQQKKAVIGLAIVVLAVTAFIFSRMGGEFVPTLDEGDFVIQPVLKTGTSLSETIETTTKIEKILLDSFPEVHQVVSRIGAAEVPTDPMSMEESDVIIKLKPKKEWVSAKSKDELADKFKGALEIIPGMEVEFTQPIEMRFNELITGVRADVAIKIFGEDLAILNKKANEIKQLIQNVEGASDIIVEKVAGLPQMKVVYDRSKIARYGLNTSDLNSLISTGFAGAVSGQVFEGEKRFDLVVRLDTDHRKSIENIQNLYIDTPNGGKVPLRELAEIAYSKGPAKISRDDTKRRIVVGINVRNRDLQSVVNDVEKIINENVKLPPGYNISYGGQFENLQQAKKRLKVAVPIALILIFILLHFAFKSFKEALMVYTAIPLSAIGGVLSLWIRDLPFSISAGVGFIALFGIAVLNGIVLIEHFKELKHQGLTDINERVLRGTKERLRPVLLTASAAALGFLPMAVSTSAGAEVQRPLATVVIGGLVTATFLTLVILPVLYSVFDTKEKIIRIKRKPKIVVITLLVCILPLSLFSQQKQLSLPEIKDLALNNNPLLNSYELKKEETKALVTSAFDFGKTHVYYHYDENNLAINNEPLKVFGIQQDFLFPTVYFASKKVNEATYNVQSSVYEIQKQILLQEITSNYYQLIYYKNTLEKYTFLDSLYQQFSNAAKRRFELGETNYLEMITTESKYLQLQTKLRQTGQDINASYENLKKLVQAGFNFTVETGKLEKIPLQTISLGDNKGVAYFNNVKELYKAKYQLEKQHLLPDLSIEYFQGTNDGLQDNLSGYQLGIKVPLLFSGNASKIKASKLANEAAQEQANDYNIRLHSEYNQLLSQLKKYEEAIFYFENKGKQLSAAIIKTADMSFKNGEIDFFQYIQSLENAIDIEMDYLNNLNLYNQTVISINYLTL; from the coding sequence ATGCTAAGCAATATCATAAAATTCAGCACTCACAATAAGCTGATAGTTTTACTTTTCACCCTTTTTATTATAGGCTTTGGCCTGTATTCTTTAACCCGTATCCCCATCGGGGCTGTGCCGGATGTTACTAATAACCAGGTGCAGGTAATAACCACTTCCCGAAATTTATCTACCCAGGATGTAGAACAGTTTATTACCTATCCGGTAGAATTAGAAATGGCCAATTTACCGGGAGTTACCGAAATTCGCTCGGTTTCAAAATTCGGGTTATCGGTAGTTACCATAGTGTTTGAAGACAGAATGGGAACTTATCTTCCACGGCAACTTATAACTGAAAAGATTAAAGCTGCTTCAGAAAAAATCCCGTCCGGTTTTGGCACTCCGCAAATGGGCCCCATATCTACCGGCCTGGGAGAAATTTATCAATACATCCTGGATGTTAAACCCGGTTATGAAGACCATTATTCTACCATGGATTTAAGGACTATACAGGATTGGATAGTAAAACGGCAGTTGTCGGGTATACCGGGTGTGGTAGAAATTAATACCTGGGGAGGTTATTTAAAACAATACCAGGTAGCGGTCGATCCGGTAAAATTGAATGCACTGAATGTTTCGGTTACCGAAATCTTTTCGGCTCTTGAAAAGAACAATAGTATTGCCGGTGGGGGATATATTGAAAAAACCAGTCAATCTTATTTTATAAGAGGTGAAGGTTTAGTAAAATCTTTAAACGATATACAAAATATTGTAGTTAAAAATATAAATGGACTGCCTCTTTATATAAAAGATATTGCAAAGGTTGATTTTGGATATGCTACAAGATTCGGGGCAATAACAGGCAACGGAGAGGGAGAGAAAGTTCTAGGCCAGGTAATGATGCTCAAAGGAGGCAACTCTAAAAAAACAATAGAAGCGGTAAAAGAAAGAGTGAAGTCTATAGAGAAAACCCTGCCCGAAGGAGTTTATATTAACCCTTTTCTGGAAAGAAGTGAGCTTATTGAAAAAACAACTTTAACCATCGCCGAGAACTTAATTTTAGGGTGTTTAATTGTAATCTTTGTAGTTGTATTACTATTGGGAAATATACGTTCCGGTTTAGTGGTAGCCTCGGTGATTCCTCTTAGCTTACTGTTTGCCCTTTCCTTAATGAACATTTTTGGTATTGATGCAAATTTAATGAGCCTGGGAGCTATAGATTTTGGTATTATAATAGACGGTGCCGTTATTATTGTGGAATTCATAGCTTTTCAGATTGTGGCTAATAAGAGTGAAATAGAAACACTTAAAAAAGAGGAGCAAAAAGTGATGATTGATTCCATTACAAGAAAAAGTGCTTCAAAAATGATGAATTCGGCCGTGTTTGGCCAGTTAATTATACTTATTGTATTTATTCCCATATTGTCATTAAGCGGGGTAGAAGGCAAAATGTTCAGGCCCATGGCCCTCACTTTTAGTTTTGCGCTTATAGGTGCCATGTTTTTATGTTTTACATATGTACCTGTGGTTTCCTCCATTTTCTTAAAACCCACAAAAACTACGGATAAGAATATCTCGGTGAGATTAATGAAGTTTCTTAATAAATTATATGATCCGGTAATTAAACTGGCTCTCCAACAAAAAAAGGCAGTAATAGGTTTGGCCATTGTTGTACTGGCTGTTACCGCATTTATTTTTTCCAGGATGGGAGGCGAATTCGTGCCTACCCTGGATGAAGGTGATTTTGTGATTCAACCGGTTTTAAAAACAGGCACCTCATTATCTGAAACTATTGAAACCACCACTAAAATTGAAAAAATATTACTGGATAGTTTTCCGGAGGTACACCAGGTTGTGAGCAGAATAGGAGCTGCCGAAGTACCCACAGACCCTATGAGTATGGAAGAAAGTGATGTGATTATAAAATTAAAACCTAAAAAAGAATGGGTGTCGGCAAAGTCTAAAGATGAATTGGCCGACAAATTTAAAGGAGCATTAGAAATAATTCCGGGCATGGAAGTAGAGTTTACCCAACCTATTGAGATGCGCTTTAATGAGCTTATTACCGGCGTAAGGGCAGATGTTGCGATAAAGATTTTTGGTGAAGACCTGGCTATTTTAAATAAAAAAGCCAATGAAATAAAACAGCTTATTCAAAATGTAGAAGGTGCTTCCGACATTATTGTTGAAAAGGTAGCTGGCCTTCCACAAATGAAAGTGGTGTATGACAGAAGCAAAATAGCAAGATACGGGCTTAACACATCCGATCTGAACAGCTTGATATCTACAGGTTTTGCCGGGGCAGTGAGCGGACAGGTTTTTGAAGGTGAAAAAAGGTTTGACCTCGTAGTAAGACTTGATACCGATCATAGAAAAAGTATAGAAAATATCCAGAACCTATATATAGACACTCCCAACGGAGGTAAAGTACCTCTTAGGGAACTGGCAGAAATAGCCTATAGTAAAGGTCCGGCCAAAATTTCACGTGATGATACGAAAAGAAGAATTGTAGTAGGCATTAATGTACGCAACAGAGATTTACAATCTGTAGTAAATGATGTGGAAAAAATAATTAATGAGAATGTTAAACTCCCTCCGGGTTATAACATAAGCTATGGCGGACAATTTGAAAATTTACAACAAGCTAAAAAAAGACTTAAAGTTGCAGTACCTATTGCATTAATACTCATATTTATTTTGTTACATTTTGCTTTTAAGTCCTTTAAGGAAGCTTTAATGGTATACACCGCTATTCCATTATCGGCTATAGGCGGGGTATTGTCTCTCTGGATAAGGGATTTGCCTTTTAGTATTTCAGCTGGTGTAGGCTTTATTGCCCTTTTCGGGATTGCTGTTTTAAACGGGATTGTTCTCATAGAACATTTTAAGGAATTGAAACATCAGGGGTTAACCGACATTAATGAACGTGTACTACGCGGTACCAAAGAACGTTTAAGGCCCGTACTGTTAACCGCCTCGGCAGCAGCTTTGGGCTTTTTACCCATGGCGGTTTCTACAAGTGCCGGAGCCGAAGTTCAACGGCCGCTGGCCACCGTAGTCATAGGAGGACTGGTTACTGCTACCTTTTTAACCCTTGTAATTTTACCGGTGCTCTACTCTGTTTTTGACACCAAAGAGAAAATCATCCGCATTAAAAGAAAACCTAAGATCGTGGTCATCACTTTATTGGTTTGTATATTGCCCTTGTCTTTATTCTCCCAGCAAAAACAACTTTCCCTTCCTGAAATTAAAGATCTGGCTTTAAATAACAACCCTTTACTAAATTCGTATGAATTGAAGAAAGAAGAAACAAAGGCTCTTGTAACCTCTGCTTTTGACTTTGGAAAAACCCATGTATACTATCACTACGACGAAAATAATCTTGCCATCAATAATGAACCTTTAAAAGTATTTGGCATTCAACAGGACTTTTTGTTCCCTACCGTTTATTTTGCCAGTAAAAAAGTAAATGAAGCTACTTATAATGTACAAAGTTCGGTTTATGAAATACAAAAGCAAATTCTCCTCCAGGAGATTACTTCAAATTACTACCAGCTTATTTATTATAAAAACACACTGGAAAAATATACTTTTCTCGATAGTTTATATCAACAGTTTTCCAATGCAGCAAAAAGAAGGTTTGAACTGGGGGAAACCAATTATCTCGAAATGATTACCACGGAAAGTAAATACCTTCAACTTCAAACCAAACTTCGCCAAACGGGACAGGATATAAATGCAAGCTACGAAAATCTTAAAAAGTTAGTACAGGCCGGCTTTAATTTTACGGTTGAAACCGGAAAACTGGAAAAAATACCTTTGCAAACCATTTCCCTGGGAGATAATAAAGGGGTTGCCTACTTTAACAATGTAAAGGAACTGTATAAAGCAAAATACCAGTTGGAAAAACAACATCTTTTACCGGATTTAAGCATTGAATATTTTCAGGGGACCAATGATGGTCTTCAGGATAATTTAAGCGGTTATCAGCTGGGCATAAAAGTTCCTTTACTGTTTAGTGGCAATGCCTCAAAAATAAAAGCTTCAAAACTGGCAAATGAAGCCGCACAAGAACAGGCCAATGACTATAATATCAGACTGCATTCGGAATACAACCAATTGTTATCTCAATTGAAAAAATACGAAGAAGCCATCTTTTATTTCGAAAATAAAGGAAAACAGCTGTCGGCCGCTATTATTAAAACAGCCGATATGAGTTTTAAAAATGGTGAAATTGATTTTTTTCAGTACATACAAAGTTTAGAAAACGCGATAGATATAGAAATGGATTATTTAAACAATCTAAACTTATACAATCAAACAGTAATCAGTATAAATTATTTAACTCTTTAA
- a CDS encoding efflux RND transporter periplasmic adaptor subunit, with protein sequence MKKFLYIFTTLLLYISCGNKTKETPIEENSNENEITITRQQFMDAGMKTVTLSEQNFQETIRVNGYIDVPPQNRASVRTFIGGYVKHTPLLVGDKVKKGQPLITLENTEYVAIQQEFSEISQKITFLKAEYGRQKKLYEENITSQKNYLKAESEYKSTLAMYNGLKRKLEMMNINPENAENGNIVSSITIYAPIAGSISKINTSTGAFVSPADEIMEIINPEHIHLELSVFEKDIMKIKVGQPVYFKVPEASDEVFEAEVHLVGASVSENNRTVKIHGHLKNEDHTFVTGMFTEADIVVNEYKSLALPANAVAEWEGADYVLVLKNKNDDEYTFEKKPVNIKSQTEDYVAIDAQHIKPTDEILSKGAFNLINE encoded by the coding sequence ATGAAAAAGTTCCTATATATATTTACAACCTTACTACTGTATATTTCCTGTGGAAATAAAACCAAAGAAACTCCTATAGAGGAAAACTCAAATGAAAATGAGATAACAATTACCCGGCAACAATTTATGGATGCAGGAATGAAAACCGTTACCCTCTCCGAACAAAATTTTCAGGAAACGATCAGGGTAAACGGATATATTGATGTTCCTCCGCAAAACAGGGCTTCTGTTCGTACATTTATAGGTGGTTATGTAAAACACACTCCATTACTGGTGGGTGATAAAGTAAAAAAAGGACAGCCTCTTATAACATTGGAGAACACCGAGTATGTAGCAATTCAGCAGGAATTCTCGGAAATTTCTCAAAAAATAACCTTTTTAAAAGCCGAATACGGTCGGCAGAAAAAGCTATATGAAGAAAATATAACCTCCCAAAAAAATTATTTAAAAGCTGAAAGCGAATACAAAAGCACCCTGGCTATGTATAACGGGCTTAAAAGAAAACTCGAAATGATGAACATAAATCCTGAAAATGCCGAAAACGGGAACATCGTTTCTTCTATAACCATTTATGCTCCTATTGCCGGCAGTATTTCAAAAATTAATACCTCCACCGGCGCATTTGTATCACCGGCTGACGAAATTATGGAAATTATAAATCCGGAACATATCCACCTGGAGTTATCGGTATTTGAAAAAGATATTATGAAAATAAAAGTAGGGCAGCCCGTTTATTTTAAAGTTCCTGAGGCATCAGATGAAGTTTTCGAGGCAGAAGTTCACCTGGTAGGGGCTTCGGTTAGTGAAAATAACCGAACCGTAAAAATTCACGGACATTTAAAAAATGAAGATCATACTTTTGTAACAGGAATGTTCACTGAAGCCGATATAGTTGTAAATGAATATAAAAGCTTAGCTTTACCTGCTAATGCAGTGGCAGAATGGGAAGGTGCTGATTATGTACTGGTTTTAAAAAATAAAAATGACGATGAATATACCTTTGAAAAAAAACCGGTTAACATAAAAAGCCAAACAGAAGACTATGTGGCAATTGACGCTCAACATATAAAACCGACTGATGAGATTTTAAGCAAAGGCGCGTTTAATTTAATTAATGAGTAA
- a CDS encoding S1/P1 nuclease: MKLINKIVIVLLALNINSIYAWGPTGHRVIGKIATENISGRTKRIIAGLLDNESLAAASTFADEIKADTRYKMFYPWHYVNFEPGQQYNPEKRPTEGDLIFGINKCIDVLKNKNSKREDKVFYLKMLIHFIGDLHQPLHVGKAEDQGGNLIKLHWFKEDSNLHKVWDIDMIEQYNMSYTELADELISGTPKDKIKNYRQGHIMDWVYESKNLAGKVYASVNDNDHISYSYQYEYFPVVKDQLIKGGVRLAKILDEIFG; this comes from the coding sequence ATGAAATTAATAAACAAAATAGTTATCGTATTACTTGCCCTCAACATCAATTCTATATATGCCTGGGGGCCAACAGGACACAGAGTTATCGGAAAAATTGCCACAGAAAATATATCGGGCAGAACCAAAAGAATTATAGCAGGTTTGCTTGATAATGAAAGCCTTGCGGCGGCATCAACTTTTGCCGATGAAATTAAAGCCGATACACGGTATAAAATGTTTTATCCCTGGCATTATGTAAATTTTGAACCCGGTCAGCAATATAACCCGGAAAAACGCCCCACAGAAGGAGACCTTATTTTTGGTATAAATAAATGCATTGATGTTTTAAAAAACAAAAACTCTAAAAGAGAGGATAAGGTTTTTTATCTTAAAATGCTTATTCACTTTATTGGCGATTTACACCAGCCCCTGCATGTAGGAAAAGCCGAAGACCAGGGAGGTAACCTCATAAAACTGCATTGGTTTAAAGAAGATTCCAACCTCCATAAAGTATGGGATATTGATATGATTGAGCAATATAATATGAGTTATACCGAATTAGCGGACGAATTAATTTCCGGCACTCCTAAAGATAAAATAAAAAATTACCGACAAGGACATATTATGGATTGGGTATATGAGTCTAAAAACCTGGCTGGCAAAGTATACGCCTCGGTAAACGACAACGACCATATTTCCTATTCTTATCAATACGAATACTTTCCTGTGGTAAAAGATCAATTAATTAAAGGAGGTGTAAGATTAGCAAAAATTCTGGATGAAATATTTGGGTGA
- a CDS encoding response regulator transcription factor, with translation MENIKLGLVDDHNLFREGVKLLLHRIPGIELVLEAVSGKDLLTQLQYTTPDVLLLDLEMEEMNGVDVTINIQELYPEIKIIILTMHKEQRMISYLMEIGANGYLLKDTNKEELEKAIRSVYEKGFYFNSFVSEALLKSLKNKVNNKPPKIGKEYHLTSRETEVLELIAREYTTSEIADHLFLSIRTVEGHRKNLISKLGVKNTAGLIMKAIKEKIISV, from the coding sequence ATGGAAAATATTAAATTGGGATTAGTTGATGATCACAATTTATTCCGGGAAGGCGTAAAATTACTTCTGCATAGAATACCCGGAATAGAGCTGGTTTTAGAAGCTGTAAGTGGCAAAGACCTTTTGACACAACTACAGTATACAACTCCTGATGTATTATTACTGGACCTGGAGATGGAAGAAATGAATGGTGTAGATGTAACTATTAACATACAAGAGCTTTATCCGGAAATTAAAATCATTATTTTAACCATGCACAAGGAACAACGGATGATTTCATATTTAATGGAAATAGGGGCGAATGGTTACTTATTAAAAGATACTAATAAAGAAGAACTTGAAAAAGCTATCAGGTCGGTATATGAAAAGGGATTTTATTTTAATTCTTTTGTCTCTGAAGCTTTACTTAAAAGCCTTAAAAATAAGGTTAATAATAAACCACCGAAAATAGGGAAGGAGTATCATTTAACTTCCAGGGAAACAGAAGTGTTAGAACTTATTGCCCGTGAGTACACCACTTCTGAGATCGCAGACCATCTTTTTTTAAGTATCAGGACGGTGGAAGGACACCGTAAAAATTTAATAAGTAAGTTAGGAGTAAAAAATACAGCAGGCTTAATTATGAAAGCCATAAAAGAGAAAATAATTTCTGTTTAG
- a CDS encoding sensor histidine kinase, whose product MGDTEEAITLKIILIGMAVLFLLSLSVIVFFILYQRRLLAQQKKHQKLESDYQKELLKTSIISQEKERSRIAKELHDDVGAMLITTKLYFDQITPGLKEEEITDITSRVKGFFEDMLGSIRSISQDLRPVVLENLGLIEALESLMETLNDSGKINIYFTNNTVSHISKLKELNIYRIIQELITNTLKHAEATVIKIELRQQEDVLLIFYEDNGKGIHKENLRHKKGLGLKNIESRLSVLSGKIKFQEKSKGLNIKMEIPM is encoded by the coding sequence ATGGGTGACACCGAAGAAGCAATAACGTTAAAAATCATTCTCATTGGTATGGCAGTATTGTTTTTGCTGTCATTATCTGTAATTGTGTTTTTTATTCTTTATCAGCGCCGGTTGTTAGCTCAACAAAAAAAGCATCAGAAATTAGAATCTGATTATCAAAAAGAACTTTTAAAAACATCAATAATAAGTCAGGAAAAAGAACGGAGCAGGATTGCAAAAGAATTGCACGACGATGTGGGCGCTATGTTAATTACCACCAAACTTTACTTTGACCAGATCACACCGGGATTAAAAGAGGAGGAGATAACTGATATAACTTCCAGGGTAAAAGGTTTTTTTGAGGATATGCTGGGTAGTATCCGAAGCATTTCACAGGATTTAAGGCCGGTGGTTTTAGAAAATTTAGGTTTGATTGAAGCTCTGGAGAGCCTGATGGAGACTTTAAATGATTCGGGAAAAATCAATATTTATTTTACTAATAATACGGTGAGCCATATTTCCAAATTAAAAGAACTTAACATATATAGAATTATTCAGGAATTAATTACCAATACTCTTAAGCATGCTGAAGCAACTGTTATAAAAATTGAGTTAAGGCAACAAGAAGATGTATTGCTTATTTTTTATGAAGATAACGGGAAAGGCATTCACAAAGAAAATCTTCGGCATAAAAAGGGACTGGGATTAAAAAATATAGAAAGCCGGTTGTCTGTTCTATCAGGAAAGATAAAGTTTCAGGAAAAAAGCAAGGGCCTCAATATAAAGATGGAAATACCAATGTGA